A section of the Candidatus Aminicenantes bacterium genome encodes:
- a CDS encoding ferritin → MINARVRDIMNEQIKNELESQYIYLSMVAYFHEQNLDGMAHWMRVQAHEETIHAMKFFDHIIDRGGQVELLDMKQLKKTWASPLEAWKDAYAHEQFITSKIHAILKVVREESDFSAEPMLNWFVNEQIEEEKNTSGIAIQLERVGASKDGLYMMDKELLARVWPAGSCFDPAVYNLPTA, encoded by the coding sequence ATGATCAACGCCCGCGTCCGCGACATCATGAACGAGCAGATCAAGAACGAGCTCGAGTCGCAGTACATCTACCTGTCCATGGTCGCCTACTTCCACGAGCAGAACCTCGACGGCATGGCTCACTGGATGCGCGTCCAGGCCCACGAAGAGACCATCCATGCCATGAAGTTCTTCGACCACATCATCGACCGCGGCGGCCAGGTCGAGCTGCTGGATATGAAGCAGCTCAAGAAGACCTGGGCCTCGCCCCTGGAAGCCTGGAAGGACGCCTACGCCCACGAGCAGTTCATCACCTCGAAGATCCACGCCATCCTCAAGGTCGTCCGCGAGGAAAGCGACTTTTCGGCCGAGCCGATGCTCAACTGGTTCGTCAATGAACAGATTGAGGAGGAGAAGAACACCTCCGGCATCGCCATTCAGTTGGAGAGGGTCGGCGCCAGCAAGGACGGTCTCTATATGATGGACAAAGAGCTTTTGGCCCGGGTCTGGCCGGCCGGCTCATGCTTCGATCCCGCCGTCTACAACCTGCCCACGGCCTGA